In one Ignavibacteriota bacterium genomic region, the following are encoded:
- a CDS encoding glycoside hydrolase family 95 protein: MKSKIIFYFCLIIFVHLFTSSLKSENNKPTQLKLWYEQPAKASVLDNDNPWIDDPEWLNALPLGNGSLGAMIYGDVNFERIQLNEESMWSGSPDDNNNPNAFPALSKIRELLFSGKYKEASELTEKTQICKGSGSGHGNGTSVPFGSFQTLGDLWINFNNNSNYKNYYRELNLNNAVVNVSYIQNEINFKREIFTSFPDQVMIAKFTADKPGQLSFECKLTRPERFNTKSENNELIMFGELDNGKGGGGLKYMTRLKAKIKNGQINYSDSSIVIKNSDEVILYLTASTDYMLKYPEYRGRDYINITENNLINAFKKDFNDLYERHVSDYQTYYNRVNFKLSEGMKDTVPTDIRVRDFKESKNDLKLVELIFQYGRYLLISSSRPGTLPANLQGIWSNKIQTPWNGDYHTNINVEMNYWPAEITNLSELHMPLINLIQSLVEPGKLTAKVHYNSNGWVVHPITNVWGYTSPGENSSWGLHMSAGAWISSHIAQHYYFTYDKDFLKKLYPTLESSAEFYLDWLTEDPSTGKLLSGPAGSPENSFIAPDGSNCQISMGPAHDQELIWNLFNDFIFASKELSVKNALVEKVAYAQSKLQGPKIGSDGRLMEWNEEFKEVEPGHRHMSHLFALHPGSQISLTKTPELAEAARKSLNYRIENGGGHTGWSAAWLINLYARLHDSENAKKSLDVVLSKSTSPNLFGQHPPFQMDANFGTTAGITEMLLISSDDEINLLSALPKEWLNGEISGLCAKGGFEVDMKWENGNLTYTKIISKIGNPCKVKYKDKILDFETEKGKEYFPLFN; this comes from the coding sequence ATGAAAAGCAAAATAATATTTTATTTTTGTTTAATTATCTTCGTACATCTTTTCACATCATCTTTGAAATCCGAAAATAATAAACCAACCCAATTAAAATTGTGGTATGAACAACCAGCAAAAGCAAGTGTTCTTGACAACGATAATCCTTGGATCGATGATCCAGAATGGCTTAACGCTTTACCTCTTGGCAACGGCTCGCTTGGCGCAATGATCTACGGTGACGTAAATTTTGAAAGAATTCAATTAAATGAAGAAAGCATGTGGTCGGGCAGCCCCGATGATAATAATAATCCAAATGCATTTCCCGCTCTTTCAAAAATAAGAGAATTACTTTTTTCAGGTAAATATAAAGAAGCTTCAGAACTGACTGAAAAAACACAAATATGCAAAGGCAGCGGCTCGGGACACGGCAACGGAACGTCTGTGCCATTTGGTTCATTTCAAACTTTGGGTGATCTATGGATAAATTTTAATAATAATTCCAACTATAAAAATTATTATCGTGAATTGAATTTAAATAACGCCGTTGTAAATGTTTCTTATATTCAAAATGAAATTAATTTTAAAAGAGAAATTTTCACATCCTTTCCTGATCAAGTAATGATTGCAAAATTTACGGCAGATAAACCGGGACAACTTTCTTTTGAATGTAAATTAACCAGGCCGGAAAGATTTAATACCAAGAGCGAAAATAATGAATTAATAATGTTCGGTGAACTTGATAACGGAAAAGGCGGCGGCGGTTTAAAATATATGACTCGTTTAAAAGCTAAAATAAAAAACGGACAAATAAATTATTCTGACTCCTCAATTGTTATTAAAAATTCCGATGAGGTAATTTTATATTTAACCGCTTCAACTGATTATATGTTAAAATATCCGGAATATAGAGGTAGAGATTACATAAACATTACTGAAAATAATTTAATAAATGCTTTTAAAAAAGATTTTAATGATTTGTATGAAAGACATGTAAGCGATTATCAAACTTATTACAATAGAGTTAATTTTAAACTTTCTGAAGGAATGAAAGATACAGTCCCGACGGATATTAGAGTTAGAGATTTTAAAGAAAGTAAAAATGATTTGAAATTAGTTGAATTAATTTTCCAATACGGAAGGTATCTGCTTATTTCTTCTTCAAGACCGGGAACACTTCCCGCTAATTTACAAGGCATTTGGAGCAATAAAATTCAAACACCTTGGAACGGAGATTATCATACAAATATTAATGTTGAAATGAATTATTGGCCCGCTGAAATAACTAATTTAAGTGAATTACACATGCCGTTAATTAATTTAATTCAATCATTAGTTGAGCCCGGCAAATTGACCGCAAAAGTACATTACAATTCAAATGGCTGGGTTGTGCATCCTATTACAAATGTTTGGGGTTATACTTCCCCAGGAGAAAATTCAAGCTGGGGTTTGCATATGAGCGCTGGAGCTTGGATATCTTCTCATATAGCGCAGCATTATTATTTTACTTATGATAAAGATTTTCTTAAAAAATTATATCCAACTTTAGAATCTTCAGCGGAATTTTACCTGGATTGGCTTACTGAAGATCCTAGTACAGGTAAATTGCTTTCGGGACCTGCTGGGTCGCCGGAAAATTCGTTCATCGCACCCGATGGAAGTAATTGTCAAATTTCAATGGGACCGGCTCACGATCAGGAATTGATTTGGAATTTATTTAATGATTTTATTTTTGCCTCAAAAGAATTAAGCGTAAAAAATGCGTTAGTAGAAAAAGTTGCTTATGCTCAATCAAAATTGCAAGGTCCCAAAATTGGAAGTGACGGCAGATTGATGGAATGGAACGAAGAATTTAAAGAAGTAGAACCAGGCCACCGCCATATGTCGCATTTATTTGCGTTACATCCCGGTTCACAAATATCATTAACTAAAACACCTGAACTTGCGGAAGCTGCCAGAAAGTCTCTAAATTATAGAATAGAGAATGGCGGCGGTCATACCGGCTGGAGTGCCGCTTGGTTAATTAATCTTTACGCAAGATTGCATGACAGCGAAAACGCGAAAAAAAGTTTGGACGTTGTACTGTCTAAAAGCACAAGTCCAAATTTATTCGGTCAGCATCCGCCTTTTCAAATGGACGCAAATTTTGGCACAACTGCTGGCATAACAGAAATGCTTCTAATTAGCAGTGACGATGAAATTAATCTTCTCTCCGCTCTTCCTAAAGAATGGCTCAATGGAGAAATTTCAGGTTTGTGTGCAAAAGGCGGATTTGAAGTTGATATGAAGTGGGAAAATGGAAATCTAACTTATACAAAAATTATTTCAAAAATCGGCAATCCTTGTAAGGTTAAATATAAAGACAAGATTTTGGATTTTGAAACTGAAAAAGGTAAAGAATATTTTCCATTATTTAATTAA
- a CDS encoding carbohydrate-binding family 9-like protein, with product MKIKIALLIFLFINISAQTKKSVPQSKIPFNPEKYICYRTNQPIIIDGKFDEEDWNKAEWTKDFVDIEGDLKPKPYYNTRVKMLWDDENFYFAALIEDPQIWATLRQRDTVIFYDNDFEIFIDPDGDTHKYYEFEINAFNTQWDLLIAKPYRNDENVALNGWNIAGLKTAVNINGTINNSNDKDKYWTVEIAYPWKALCEMTSMKFPPKNKDQWRVNFSRVEWDTEIIDGKYKKKTNPKTGKTLPENNWVWSPQGIINMHAPETWGFVQFSENKVGTEIAKFKNNDEEEAKWALRKVYYAEHDYYLNHGKFTNDFKLLNLDEVILPEKFIWPPEIEVTSTQFEAIIRIKNDNRYFIIYQDGLVKKLPVERDIK from the coding sequence ATGAAAATCAAAATTGCTTTACTCATTTTTTTATTTATAAATATATCGGCACAAACAAAAAAATCCGTCCCGCAAAGCAAAATTCCTTTTAATCCCGAAAAATATATTTGTTATAGAACAAACCAGCCAATAATTATCGATGGTAAATTTGATGAGGAAGATTGGAATAAAGCAGAATGGACAAAGGATTTTGTTGATATCGAAGGTGATTTAAAGCCGAAACCGTATTATAACACACGGGTTAAAATGTTATGGGACGATGAAAATTTTTATTTTGCGGCATTAATTGAAGACCCACAAATTTGGGCTACGTTAAGACAAAGAGATACAGTAATATTTTATGATAATGATTTCGAAATATTTATTGATCCCGATGGTGATACACACAAATATTATGAATTTGAAATTAATGCGTTTAATACGCAGTGGGATCTGTTAATCGCGAAACCTTATAGAAACGATGAAAATGTAGCGTTGAATGGATGGAATATTGCGGGCTTAAAAACAGCTGTCAATATAAACGGAACAATAAACAATTCCAATGATAAAGATAAATATTGGACAGTAGAAATCGCGTATCCTTGGAAAGCATTGTGTGAAATGACTTCTATGAAATTTCCGCCTAAAAATAAAGACCAATGGCGAGTTAATTTCTCAAGAGTTGAATGGGATACCGAAATTATTGATGGAAAATACAAAAAGAAAACAAATCCGAAAACCGGAAAAACACTTCCCGAAAACAATTGGGTTTGGTCGCCTCAAGGAATAATAAATATGCACGCGCCGGAAACTTGGGGGTTTGTTCAATTTTCGGAAAACAAAGTCGGTACGGAAATAGCGAAATTTAAAAATAATGACGAAGAAGAAGCCAAATGGGCATTGCGTAAAGTATATTATGCGGAACACGACTATTATTTGAACCACGGCAAATTTACAAATGATTTCAAATTGCTTAATCTTGACGAAGTAATTCTTCCCGAAAAATTTATTTGGCCTCCTGAAATTGAAGTGACTTCAACACAGTTTGAGGCAATTATCAGAATTAAAAATGATAATAGATATTTTATAATTTATCAAGATGGACTGGTCAAAAAGTTACCGGTCGAAAGAGATATAAAATGA
- a CDS encoding T9SS type A sorting domain-containing protein: MLVNRLYHNDFFDGFAEWNDKSGTYVPFTVTRAFDPPASQLGWGIGTNDINDLNGKFDEVTSNSGVYHLMCHPNVMEWDKAYPWEHLEYISNKSNLWYVTLGHLYLYHLAQQNYVYEELVGINDNKLLTAKLTLYQNYPNPFNPSTTIKFTIPENNSFVNLKVFDVLGREVQTLVEGVKHNGSYSVEFNANNLSSGIYLYKLQVNSNVTFKKMTLIK; the protein is encoded by the coding sequence ATGCTGGTGAACAGACTTTATCATAATGATTTTTTTGACGGTTTTGCCGAATGGAATGACAAATCCGGCACTTATGTTCCCTTTACAGTAACAAGAGCTTTTGATCCGCCCGCTTCTCAACTCGGCTGGGGAATCGGAACAAATGATATAAATGATTTAAATGGTAAGTTTGATGAAGTTACTTCAAACAGCGGAGTTTATCATTTAATGTGCCATCCAAATGTTATGGAATGGGACAAGGCTTATCCATGGGAACATTTGGAGTATATCAGCAACAAGAGTAATTTATGGTATGTTACTCTGGGTCATTTATACCTTTATCATTTAGCGCAGCAAAATTATGTTTATGAAGAATTGGTAGGCATTAATGACAATAAACTGCTTACGGCAAAATTAACTTTATACCAGAATTATCCAAATCCTTTCAATCCGTCAACAACTATTAAGTTTACAATTCCGGAGAATAACTCATTTGTAAACCTAAAAGTATTTGATGTGCTCGGAAGAGAAGTTCAAACTTTGGTGGAAGGTGTTAAACATAACGGCTCTTATTCAGTAGAATTCAATGCTAATAATTTATCATCCGGAATTTATTTATATAAACTGCAAGTTAACTCTAACGTAACATTTAAAAAAATGACGCTAATTAAATAA
- a CDS encoding arylsulfatase: MYSRLVNISAGFITTLALTFCSSKSVIKDHNRPNIVLIVADDLGYGELGTYGQKKIETPNIDALAKSGIKFTQYYSGSAVCAPSRCAMLTGQHTGHTYIRGNDEWSERGDVWNFQKVLEDPNLEGQRPIPDSIPLLSQILQNNGYKTGLIGKWGLGAPLSNGNPNNRGFDFFYGYNCQRQAHTYYPKHLWRNNKKEILQNKLVPSHQKLKDGADPYDINNYSDYSLTDYAPELMQKEVLNYLNENQENPFFLFYATTIPHVALQAPQKWIDYYVNKFGDEKPYDGSDGYFPSRYPHATYAAMISYLDEQVGEIVSELKKLNIYDNTIIIFTSDNGASFSGGTDPNFFNSGGILRCEKGRGKGFLFEGGIRVPFIASWPSKIKANSQSDHISAFWDMLPTFCDINNVAIPKNIDGNSFLPTLLGNTQDQPEYIYFEIPEYGGQQAVRMGKFKAIRKDIKNGNLNIELYDLDKDIKEENNIADQNPDIINQIKIILDKEHTSPAIPLFKMKTLGDK; the protein is encoded by the coding sequence ATTTATTCGCGATTAGTTAATATTAGCGCGGGATTTATAACAACTCTTGCGCTAACATTTTGTTCCTCCAAAAGCGTGATTAAAGATCACAATAGACCTAATATAGTTTTAATTGTTGCCGATGATCTTGGATACGGTGAATTAGGCACGTATGGACAAAAAAAAATCGAGACGCCCAACATTGATGCGCTTGCAAAATCAGGAATTAAATTTACTCAATATTATTCTGGTTCGGCAGTTTGCGCTCCATCTCGTTGTGCAATGCTAACAGGTCAGCATACAGGTCATACTTATATTAGAGGAAATGATGAATGGTCTGAAAGAGGTGATGTTTGGAATTTTCAAAAAGTTTTAGAAGATCCAAATTTAGAGGGACAAAGACCAATTCCGGATTCTATTCCTCTTCTTAGTCAGATACTGCAAAATAACGGATACAAAACCGGATTGATCGGGAAATGGGGTTTAGGCGCCCCGCTTTCAAATGGAAATCCCAATAATAGAGGTTTTGATTTTTTCTACGGCTATAACTGCCAGAGACAAGCACATACTTATTATCCAAAACATTTATGGAGAAATAATAAAAAAGAAATTCTTCAAAATAAATTAGTTCCGTCTCATCAAAAATTAAAAGATGGCGCTGATCCTTATGATATAAATAATTATTCTGATTATAGTTTAACAGACTACGCACCTGAACTTATGCAGAAAGAGGTTTTAAATTATTTAAATGAGAATCAAGAAAACCCTTTCTTTCTATTCTATGCAACAACAATTCCACACGTTGCCTTACAAGCTCCTCAAAAATGGATTGATTATTACGTGAATAAATTCGGCGATGAAAAACCTTATGACGGAAGCGACGGCTATTTTCCAAGCCGGTATCCTCATGCGACTTATGCAGCAATGATATCTTATCTTGACGAACAAGTCGGTGAAATTGTAAGTGAATTAAAAAAACTGAATATTTACGACAATACAATAATTATTTTTACTAGCGATAACGGCGCTTCATTTTCCGGCGGAACTGATCCAAACTTTTTTAACAGCGGCGGTATATTAAGATGTGAAAAAGGAAGAGGAAAAGGTTTTTTGTTTGAAGGAGGAATTCGTGTTCCGTTCATAGCTTCATGGCCGAGTAAAATTAAGGCAAATTCACAGTCCGATCATATATCCGCATTTTGGGATATGCTCCCAACATTTTGTGATATTAATAATGTTGCAATTCCAAAAAATATTGACGGCAATAGTTTTCTTCCAACTTTACTTGGAAATACTCAAGACCAGCCGGAATATATTTATTTTGAAATTCCTGAATACGGCGGACAGCAAGCCGTGAGAATGGGGAAATTTAAAGCAATTAGAAAAGATATAAAAAATGGGAATTTGAATATTGAACTCTATGATTTAGACAAAGATATTAAAGAAGAAAATAATATTGCCGATCAAAACCCGGATATAATAAATCAAATAAAAATCATTTTAGATAAAGAACATACATCTCCTGCTATACCGCTATTTAAAATGAAAACTTTAGGCGATAAATAG
- a CDS encoding DUF4091 domain-containing protein produces MKKLFLLGLFLFFSDLNFAQVWLVDPLQPIFPDSNDLSNYSANWATEFPSGTIADVHLVAELPLGNEYKISASLNGNGFKSNFYELIDVPVEQNTGLDSRTEIYTDQKNPYVIRRAPFRIYEAIKPLKENRFFAKNKFTALRLEIPENLIEEINNYSVEIKIEGENFSKTCTFNFKVYPAKIPNINNSNFFYTNWFNLQQMESFHNVERWSDKWFEMLNKYAQLMAHGRQNSITIPNEVFQIKDDELTLDENKLLKFINVFRKYGFKYFEAPHLMYRGDEDNWEDPELKVLLTKKRYYNENGSHDIETLVYLIKNFAQENDLTNNWLQHISDEPTGANAKCYKDVVAQVKSIFPEAKIMEATNDRDSIAGAIDIWCPLINDFQENESFFREREKYGEKVLVYTCLIPGGPWLNRTLDMERIRQVYFGWAAAFYNTSGYLHWGLNQYCANPYEQSVVKHPSPIAGPTNYLPAGDTHIIYPGEDGPLSSVRFEAHRIGCEDYELLQMLKIKNKILYDKLVNRLFQNYTSYNKDLKIYRDVRKELLTSLE; encoded by the coding sequence ATGAAAAAATTATTTCTTTTAGGATTATTTTTATTTTTCAGCGACTTAAATTTTGCGCAAGTTTGGCTTGTTGATCCGCTGCAGCCTATTTTTCCTGATTCAAATGATTTGTCAAATTATTCGGCAAATTGGGCGACTGAATTCCCTTCCGGTACAATTGCGGATGTTCATTTAGTGGCTGAATTACCATTAGGAAATGAATACAAAATTTCAGCTTCACTTAATGGAAATGGTTTTAAGAGTAATTTTTATGAATTAATTGATGTTCCCGTTGAACAAAATACTGGTTTAGACAGCCGAACTGAAATTTATACAGATCAAAAAAATCCATATGTAATAAGAAGAGCTCCATTTAGAATTTATGAAGCGATTAAACCTCTAAAAGAAAATAGATTTTTCGCAAAGAATAAATTTACCGCGTTAAGATTGGAAATCCCCGAAAACTTAATTGAAGAGATAAATAATTACTCGGTTGAAATTAAAATTGAAGGGGAAAATTTTTCTAAAACATGTACATTCAATTTTAAGGTTTATCCCGCCAAAATACCGAACATAAACAATAGTAATTTCTTTTACACAAATTGGTTTAATCTACAGCAAATGGAAAGTTTCCATAACGTTGAACGGTGGTCTGATAAGTGGTTTGAAATGCTTAATAAATATGCGCAATTAATGGCGCACGGAAGACAGAATTCAATTACAATTCCCAATGAAGTCTTTCAAATTAAGGATGATGAACTTACACTTGACGAAAATAAATTATTAAAATTTATAAATGTCTTTCGCAAATATGGGTTTAAATATTTTGAGGCTCCACACTTGATGTATAGAGGAGATGAAGATAATTGGGAAGATCCGGAATTAAAAGTATTGCTGACTAAGAAAAGATATTACAACGAAAATGGAAGTCATGATATTGAAACATTAGTTTATCTAATTAAAAATTTTGCTCAAGAAAACGATCTCACAAATAATTGGCTGCAGCATATTTCTGATGAACCAACCGGCGCCAACGCAAAATGCTATAAAGATGTTGTCGCTCAAGTAAAAAGTATTTTTCCCGAAGCAAAAATAATGGAAGCTACAAATGACCGAGACAGTATTGCGGGAGCTATTGATATTTGGTGTCCGCTTATAAATGATTTTCAGGAAAATGAATCGTTCTTCAGAGAACGTGAAAAGTACGGCGAAAAAGTTTTGGTTTATACTTGCTTAATTCCCGGCGGACCTTGGTTAAACAGAACTCTTGATATGGAAAGGATTAGACAAGTTTATTTCGGCTGGGCTGCGGCATTTTATAATACCAGCGGATATTTGCATTGGGGATTAAATCAATATTGCGCAAACCCTTATGAACAAAGTGTCGTAAAACATCCATCCCCTATTGCCGGACCAACAAATTATTTACCGGCGGGAGATACTCATATAATTTATCCGGGAGAAGACGGTCCACTTTCTTCAGTCCGTTTTGAAGCTCATAGAATCGGCTGTGAAGATTACGAGCTTTTACAAATGTTAAAAATTAAAAATAAAATTTTGTATGATAAATTAGTTAATCGACTTTTTCAAAATTATACTTCATATAACAAAGATTTAAAAATTTATCGGGATGTTAGAAAAGAACTTCTAACTTCATTGGAATAA
- a CDS encoding prolyl oligopeptidase family serine peptidase, which produces MKKIILALITILSTLSFAQEQIIVNKGLLLKINPPGRRSLSQVDPIESKIVNDKWTEPKENEKFEFDTIKTNWIAVNADDKGWFSNENEWSGSYLYYKYESNVDKIMLLQGFSYYNVFVNGEPRIGNVYGTKENYESWEPNFNNSFLPVKIKKGKNEFLFQMNYGRMKAVLREIKSEAFFNLNDITLPDVFKNEPYNDFGGIIVINAQNKTLKNAVIKVTNSEGREVVTEVPDIIPVSLRKVKFNFSGMAKNNDYEILKLQLIVNGKVTDEQDIKLKCAAKFDAYKQTFLSSIDGSVQYYAVKPSTNTDGGQSLFLSVHGASVEAINQAGSYSNKEWGNIVCPTNRRPYGFNWEDIGRIDAMEVLNIAKQKFHPDENRIYLTGHSMGGHGTWYLGVNYPDQFAAIGPSAGWISLWSYRFDGISKNFNSKQKLYTKAAKQSDTYSLAHNFSNLGIYILHGDADSVVSPFQARSMIRTLNEFHKDFDYHFEPGMEHWWDIDTVKEGSDCVDWAPMFDFFARHARSLDRVKKINFTTASPGISSKNYWVTVEQQNELFELSNVDIEFVPFVNIFRIKTKNVKTLSIDCKELGLIKGTDIVFEINDEKLNGKIENNKIYLTNNGKSWEIKNSIDKNEKSPVRYGTFKDLYRDSLVFVYGTKGTDEQNEQILAKVRYDSEMFWYVGNGAVEIIADVNFNPDKYQKNNILLYGNSDQNSAFKKLLKDSPVKINNSGIEVDKKKLNEKDLACYFIYPKKGSEKNLIGVIGATGDNGMKLSYLRPFLKPGSSFPDVTVFNKDILVKKDGGLSLVGLFGLDWSVKNGEFIFE; this is translated from the coding sequence ATGAAAAAAATAATTTTAGCATTAATTACTATTCTATCAACATTAAGTTTTGCGCAAGAACAAATTATTGTAAACAAAGGATTACTCTTAAAAATTAATCCTCCCGGCAGAAGGTCGCTTTCGCAGGTTGATCCGATAGAATCAAAAATAGTTAATGATAAATGGACAGAGCCAAAGGAAAATGAAAAATTTGAATTTGATACGATAAAAACAAATTGGATTGCCGTAAATGCTGATGATAAAGGATGGTTTTCAAATGAGAATGAGTGGAGCGGTTCCTATCTATATTATAAATACGAATCAAATGTAGATAAGATTATGCTGCTTCAAGGCTTTTCATATTATAATGTTTTTGTTAACGGCGAACCAAGAATAGGTAATGTTTATGGGACAAAAGAAAATTATGAAAGCTGGGAGCCGAATTTTAATAATTCATTTCTACCGGTTAAAATTAAAAAAGGAAAGAACGAATTTTTATTTCAAATGAATTACGGAAGAATGAAAGCGGTTTTAAGGGAAATAAAATCCGAAGCCTTTTTCAATTTAAATGATATTACATTGCCGGATGTTTTTAAAAATGAACCTTATAATGATTTTGGCGGAATAATTGTAATTAATGCTCAAAATAAAACTTTAAAGAATGCCGTAATTAAAGTGACAAATTCTGAAGGAAGAGAAGTTGTAACCGAAGTTCCTGATATCATTCCGGTTTCGCTAAGAAAAGTAAAATTTAATTTTTCAGGAATGGCTAAGAATAATGATTATGAAATTCTTAAACTACAACTTATTGTTAACGGAAAAGTTACGGATGAGCAGGATATAAAATTAAAATGTGCCGCAAAATTCGATGCGTATAAACAAACATTCTTAAGCTCGATCGATGGAAGCGTACAGTATTACGCCGTTAAGCCGTCGACAAATACGGATGGCGGTCAATCATTATTTTTATCGGTACACGGCGCAAGTGTAGAAGCGATAAATCAAGCCGGTTCGTATTCAAATAAGGAATGGGGAAATATTGTTTGTCCTACAAACCGCAGACCTTACGGCTTTAACTGGGAAGATATTGGAAGAATTGACGCAATGGAAGTCTTAAATATTGCGAAACAAAAATTTCATCCCGATGAAAATAGGATTTATTTAACCGGACATTCAATGGGCGGACACGGAACTTGGTATCTCGGGGTGAATTATCCCGATCAATTTGCAGCAATAGGTCCAAGCGCTGGCTGGATTTCCTTATGGAGTTATAGATTTGACGGAATTTCAAAAAACTTTAATTCTAAACAAAAACTTTATACAAAAGCCGCAAAACAAAGCGATACATATTCTCTTGCGCATAACTTTTCAAATTTAGGCATTTATATTTTACATGGTGACGCGGATAGCGTAGTCAGTCCGTTTCAAGCTAGAAGTATGATAAGAACACTGAATGAATTTCATAAAGATTTTGATTATCATTTTGAACCCGGCATGGAACATTGGTGGGATATTGATACAGTTAAGGAAGGTTCTGATTGCGTTGATTGGGCGCCGATGTTTGATTTTTTTGCAAGACATGCTCGTTCGCTCGATAGAGTAAAAAAAATAAACTTTACTACGGCTTCTCCCGGAATATCCTCAAAAAATTATTGGGTTACGGTTGAGCAGCAAAACGAACTTTTTGAGCTTAGTAATGTAGATATTGAGTTTGTACCTTTTGTAAATATTTTTAGAATAAAAACAAAAAACGTCAAAACACTTTCAATAGATTGCAAGGAACTTGGTTTGATCAAAGGAACTGATATTGTTTTTGAAATTAACGATGAAAAATTAAATGGAAAAATTGAAAATAATAAAATTTACTTAACTAACAATGGTAAGAGTTGGGAAATAAAAAATTCAATTGATAAAAATGAAAAATCTCCCGTAAGATATGGGACATTCAAAGATTTATATAGAGACAGTTTAGTCTTTGTGTACGGAACAAAGGGTACCGATGAACAAAATGAACAAATACTTGCTAAAGTAAGATATGATTCGGAAATGTTTTGGTATGTTGGAAACGGCGCTGTTGAGATAATTGCCGATGTTAATTTTAATCCCGATAAATATCAAAAAAACAATATTTTATTATACGGCAACAGTGATCAAAATTCGGCGTTCAAAAAATTATTAAAAGATTCTCCAGTCAAAATTAACAATAGCGGCATTGAAGTTGATAAGAAAAAATTAAACGAAAAGGATTTAGCCTGCTATTTTATTTATCCTAAAAAGGGAAGTGAGAAAAATCTTATTGGCGTTATTGGCGCTACGGGTGATAACGGAATGAAATTATCATATCTGAGACCATTCCTAAAACCAGGTTCATCTTTCCCGGATGTAACAGTTTTTAACAAAGATATTTTAGTGAAAAAAGACGGCGGTTTAAGTTTAGTAGGGCTTTTCGGTTTGGATTGGTCAGTTAAAAATGGTGAATTTATTTTTGAATAA